A genomic window from Gemmatimonadaceae bacterium includes:
- a CDS encoding RNA methyltransferase — MTLARDLKRRKARERQGLFVAEGIRTVEGLLASPLRVRGILVSDALGDAPRGAALLEACAARGLDVQRVSAEDFASAADTEQPQGVLAVAECPAHSLDGVAVAATMRLLVLDGIQDPGNVGTLLRTASALGCAATLVLPGTVDPWNAKVVRSAVGLQFSHPTISCTPEEMLAFLSAQGVALWGADATGSLVGTTAAPARLALAVGNEGGGLTPPVRAACAGLVAIPMAAGAESLNVAVAAGILLHVLRPPT; from the coding sequence TTGACCCTAGCGAGGGACCTGAAGCGCCGCAAGGCGCGCGAGCGCCAGGGGCTCTTCGTGGCGGAAGGAATCCGCACCGTCGAGGGACTGCTCGCCTCGCCACTTCGCGTGCGGGGCATCTTGGTCAGCGACGCGCTCGGCGACGCGCCGCGCGGCGCCGCGCTGCTCGAGGCCTGTGCCGCGCGCGGGCTGGACGTCCAGCGGGTCAGCGCCGAGGACTTCGCCTCCGCCGCCGATACCGAGCAGCCGCAGGGCGTGCTCGCGGTCGCCGAGTGTCCGGCCCATTCGCTCGACGGCGTGGCCGTCGCCGCGACGATGCGCCTGCTCGTGCTCGATGGCATCCAGGATCCTGGTAACGTGGGTACGCTCCTGCGGACGGCGTCGGCACTCGGCTGCGCGGCCACCCTGGTGCTTCCCGGGACGGTGGATCCGTGGAACGCCAAGGTGGTGCGCAGCGCGGTCGGGCTGCAGTTCTCGCATCCGACTATCTCCTGTACGCCGGAGGAGATGCTGGCGTTCCTTAGCGCGCAGGGCGTCGCACTGTGGGGGGCGGACGCGACGGGCAGTTTGGTCGGGACCACCGCGGCTCCGGCGCGCCTGGCGCTCGCCGTCGGCAACGAGGGCGGCGGACTGACGCCGCCCGTGCGCGCGGCCTGTGCCGGATTGGTCGCCATCCCGATGGCCGCCGGGGCCGAGTCCTTGAACGTGGCCGTCGCCGCGGGCATCCTGTTGCACGTGCTCCGTCCCCCGACCTGA
- the add gene encoding adenosine deaminase has protein sequence MTPLTRALLAQLPKAELHCHLDGSLRPATMLELARDQRVTLPEDDPDALRDFMRVDDARNLEDYLARFGYTLSVMQTAEAMERIAYELGEDCATEGVRYLEARYAPVLNVEGGLSLAEAVEAPLRGLARAEREYGIVARVIICGIRNMPPEVSLGLARLAVDFKDRGVVGFDLAGGEAGHPAERHKAAFDYAQAHGLPCTCHAGEGAGAESVASAMHHCHAHRIGHGTRLIEDPALMAEAKASGVAIECCLTSNLQTHAVQELALHPLRQYFDAGLHVSLNTDNRLMSGTDLVTEYGLAASQLHFSFDELCRLARSGFESAFLPEAERAALLQRVDREIDALRRSAA, from the coding sequence GTGACGCCGCTGACCCGCGCGCTGCTCGCGCAGCTCCCGAAGGCCGAACTGCACTGCCACCTCGACGGCTCGCTGCGCCCCGCGACGATGCTCGAACTCGCGCGCGACCAGCGTGTGACCCTGCCCGAGGATGACCCTGACGCCCTGCGCGACTTTATGCGCGTGGATGACGCCCGGAACCTCGAGGACTACCTCGCGCGCTTCGGCTACACGCTGAGCGTGATGCAGACCGCCGAGGCGATGGAGCGCATCGCCTACGAACTCGGCGAGGACTGCGCCACGGAAGGCGTGCGCTACCTCGAGGCCCGCTACGCGCCGGTGCTCAACGTCGAGGGCGGGCTCTCGCTCGCCGAGGCGGTCGAGGCGCCGCTGCGCGGCTTGGCGCGCGCCGAGCGCGAGTACGGCATCGTCGCACGCGTCATCATCTGTGGCATTCGCAATATGCCGCCCGAAGTCTCGCTCGGGCTCGCCCGCCTCGCGGTGGACTTCAAGGACCGCGGCGTCGTCGGCTTCGACCTCGCCGGCGGCGAGGCCGGCCATCCCGCCGAGCGGCACAAGGCGGCGTTCGACTACGCGCAGGCGCACGGCTTGCCCTGCACCTGCCACGCCGGCGAGGGTGCCGGCGCGGAGTCCGTGGCCTCGGCGATGCATCACTGCCACGCGCACCGCATCGGGCACGGCACGCGGCTCATCGAGGATCCTGCGTTGATGGCCGAGGCCAAGGCCAGCGGCGTCGCCATTGAGTGCTGCCTCACCAGCAACCTGCAGACGCACGCCGTGCAGGAACTCGCGCTGCATCCGCTGCGGCAGTACTTCGATGCCGGGCTCCACGTCTCGCTGAACACGGACAATCGCCTGATGAGCGGCACCGACCTCGTGACCGAGTACGGACTGGCGGCGTCGCAACTGCACTTCAGCTTCGACGAGCTTTGCCGCCTGGCGCGGTCCGGCTTCGAGAGCGCCTTCCTTCCGGAGGCCGAGCGCGCGGCACTGCTGCAGCGCGTGGACCGCGAGATCGACGCGCTGCGCCGGAGCGCCGCGTGA
- a CDS encoding M48 family metalloprotease, whose amino-acid sequence MRSVTVLACVALVSACAISTQQEVEMGASYAAEINRQLPLVQDAELNRYMNVLGDSLARIADTRNLDWHFYIVDSPDVNAFAVPGGFIYMNRGLMERATNLAQVAGVLGHEIGHVTQRHSVEQMQKAQRTNVGVVGVCIFLPSVCGSQTGQAAISLGANAAMASFSRADEDEADKVAIDYLVRAGIDPQGVPEMFEILLAERKSKPDGLDTWFRSHPLEESRIANGRARIAKYPPESLVGLTRDTPGFQAFQRRLKALPPSPRQ is encoded by the coding sequence ATGCGCTCAGTCACTGTCCTCGCCTGTGTGGCCCTCGTCAGCGCTTGCGCGATCTCGACCCAGCAGGAGGTCGAGATGGGCGCCAGCTATGCCGCCGAAATCAACCGCCAACTGCCGCTGGTGCAGGACGCGGAACTGAATCGGTATATGAACGTACTCGGCGACTCGTTGGCCCGCATCGCCGACACGCGCAATCTCGACTGGCACTTCTACATCGTCGACAGCCCGGACGTGAACGCCTTCGCGGTGCCGGGCGGCTTCATCTATATGAACCGTGGCCTGATGGAGCGGGCCACGAACCTAGCGCAGGTGGCCGGCGTCCTCGGGCACGAGATCGGCCACGTGACGCAGCGGCACTCGGTGGAACAGATGCAGAAGGCGCAGCGCACCAACGTCGGCGTCGTCGGCGTGTGCATCTTCCTGCCAAGCGTCTGCGGCAGCCAGACCGGGCAGGCGGCCATCTCGCTGGGCGCCAACGCCGCGATGGCCAGCTTCTCGCGGGCCGACGAGGACGAAGCGGACAAGGTCGCGATCGACTACCTCGTGCGCGCCGGCATCGACCCGCAGGGCGTCCCGGAGATGTTCGAGATCCTGCTCGCCGAGCGGAAGTCCAAGCCCGACGGCCTCGACACCTGGTTCCGCTCGCACCCGCTGGAGGAGTCGCGCATCGCGAACGGGCGGGCGCGCATCGCGAAGTATCCGCCCGAATCGCTGGTCGGACTCACGCGCGACACGCCCGGGTTCCAGGCGTTCCAGCGGCGCCTGAAGGCGCTGCCGCCGTCGCCGCGGCAGTAG
- the udk gene encoding uridine kinase: MRPLIIGVAGGSGSGKTTVAQRVAEALDGSKVAFLDMDAYYRDHHALTHDELRLLNWDHPDAFDLDLLAEQLGRLAAGEAIEKPVYDFVRHRRGPTPERIEPADVIVIDGILLLVDERIRSRLDIKVFVDTDADIRLIRRIRRDMARRGRPLEEILDQYLTSVQPMHLQFVEPSKRYADLIIPRGGENIVAIDLLLAAISRRLGEVRA; this comes from the coding sequence ATGCGCCCGTTGATCATTGGCGTCGCCGGCGGCTCCGGGTCGGGAAAGACGACCGTCGCTCAGCGCGTCGCCGAGGCCCTCGACGGGTCCAAGGTGGCGTTCCTCGATATGGACGCGTACTACCGCGACCATCACGCCCTCACGCACGACGAGCTCCGCCTGCTCAACTGGGACCACCCCGACGCCTTCGACCTGGACCTGCTCGCCGAGCAGCTGGGGCGCTTGGCCGCCGGCGAGGCCATCGAGAAGCCGGTGTACGACTTCGTGCGGCACCGGCGAGGCCCGACACCCGAGCGCATCGAGCCGGCGGACGTCATCGTCATCGACGGCATCCTGCTCCTGGTGGACGAGCGCATCCGCTCGCGGCTGGACATCAAGGTCTTCGTGGACACCGACGCCGACATCCGGCTGATCCGCCGCATCCGGCGCGATATGGCGCGCCGCGGGCGACCGCTCGAAGAGATCCTGGACCAATACCTGACCTCCGTGCAACCGATGCACCTGCAGTTCGTCGAGCCGAGCAAGCGCTACGCCGACCTCATCATCCCGCGCGGCGGCGAGAACATCGTCGCCATCGACCTGCTGCTCGCGGCCATCTCGCGACGCCTCGGCGAGGTGCGCGCGTGA
- a CDS encoding 5'-nucleotidase C-terminal domain-containing protein, which produces MRLPVRLARHSAVVAAALFAGCLAAPAAFAQERVTLKVAATTDVHGRLRGWDYAAGRADSSRGLARAATIVDSLRRVARDRVILVDAGDLLQGNAMTYVAGRVDSLAPHPVIAAMNLMRYDAAAVGNHEFNYGLDLFDRAVSQARFPFLAANTRRLDGGHQYPGRTMVTRAGVKVAIIGATTPGSMVWDRDNLKDRLVVDDIVAALPAQVQAARAEGADVVIVVAHAGLEGVTSYDTVATGLPSENPMARVAREVAGIDAIVIGHSHREVTDTTINGVLVVQPRNWATSVAIATLELERRDGRWALVSKRGETVQAAGWPEQRALVRLVERAHRSAVRYATAVIGRTSTAWITDSARMVDRPMIDLIQAVQRRESGAELSFASVFTTEARFEAGPITVERLVALYPYENTLRALRLSGAQIRAHLEHTQRYWVVERAADGSLRVTNDRSIPGYNYDVLAGLDYTVDLSQPMGRRIVRLERDGRPVADTDTFTVALNSYRASGGGGYDMLRGAAVVYEGGREIRELIIEEIRRRGTLEPDDVFVRNWEMLLPRPTLRLIAMNDMHGAFRPRPDGSWGNRGGFAEITTMVRAAQAQCAPVCVTLVLSGGDLFTGTPPSDLTKGAAVVPVLNAIGFTAHALGNHEFDYGQDTLRARMRQLTAPILGANVTYADGSDVEWIPNDTIVHTAAGRVGIVGIADPATPRTTMPKHVADLRFAPPAPVVARHAASLRARGAQLVVVVAHLGGFCNIDDPDDCRGEIFELARTLPPGAVDAIVSGHTHSAVNTVVNGIPIVQARSSTRALGVIDLDPSRRSAPRRPEVREVVSDSLTRDPQVEPLVARAVEAVAHIVREVIVTSESRFPRDGAQYALGNLIADAQRAAGNGDVGVMNNGGIRAELRAGPVTYGDLHEIAPFANRLVAITVRGAALRRYFESLVGGARINVHLSGVTLEYDPQRPSGSRLVRVTMADGRALNDSRSYRIVMSDFIAAGGDGVALSGGGPAEELGVVDLDALIAHLRRAPGGRLALTDALAAPRIRSVR; this is translated from the coding sequence ATGCGCTTGCCCGTGAGACTCGCCCGCCATTCCGCCGTGGTTGCGGCCGCCCTGTTCGCTGGGTGCCTGGCCGCGCCGGCCGCCTTCGCCCAGGAACGTGTCACCCTCAAGGTCGCCGCGACGACCGACGTCCACGGCCGCCTCCGCGGCTGGGACTACGCCGCCGGTCGCGCCGACTCGTCCCGCGGTCTCGCGCGGGCCGCCACCATCGTGGACTCGCTGCGCCGAGTGGCGCGCGACCGCGTCATCCTCGTGGACGCCGGCGACCTGCTGCAGGGCAACGCGATGACCTATGTGGCGGGCCGTGTGGACTCGCTGGCGCCGCATCCCGTCATCGCCGCGATGAACCTGATGCGCTACGACGCCGCGGCGGTGGGCAACCACGAGTTCAACTACGGGCTCGATCTCTTCGACCGCGCAGTCTCACAGGCGCGGTTTCCATTCCTTGCTGCCAACACGCGCCGTCTCGACGGCGGGCACCAGTACCCCGGCCGCACGATGGTGACCCGCGCCGGGGTGAAGGTCGCGATCATCGGCGCGACCACGCCCGGCTCGATGGTCTGGGACCGCGACAACCTCAAGGATCGCCTCGTCGTCGACGACATCGTCGCGGCGCTGCCGGCCCAGGTGCAGGCCGCCCGCGCCGAGGGCGCGGACGTGGTAATCGTCGTCGCCCACGCCGGCCTCGAGGGCGTGACCTCGTACGATACCGTGGCGACCGGCCTGCCCAGCGAGAACCCGATGGCCCGCGTCGCCCGCGAGGTCGCCGGCATCGACGCCATCGTCATCGGCCACTCGCACCGCGAGGTCACCGACACGACGATCAACGGCGTGCTCGTCGTGCAGCCGCGCAACTGGGCCACCAGCGTGGCCATCGCGACCCTCGAGCTCGAGCGGCGCGACGGGCGCTGGGCGCTGGTCTCCAAGCGCGGCGAGACGGTGCAGGCGGCCGGCTGGCCCGAACAGCGCGCCCTGGTCCGGCTCGTGGAGCGCGCGCATCGCTCGGCCGTGCGCTACGCCACCGCGGTGATCGGACGGACCTCGACGGCCTGGATCACCGATTCCGCGCGGATGGTCGACCGCCCGATGATCGATCTCATCCAGGCCGTGCAGCGCCGCGAGTCGGGTGCCGAACTGAGTTTCGCGTCGGTGTTCACGACCGAGGCGCGCTTCGAGGCCGGGCCGATTACCGTCGAGCGCCTGGTGGCGCTCTATCCGTACGAGAACACTTTGCGTGCGCTGCGGCTCAGCGGCGCGCAGATCCGCGCCCACCTCGAGCACACGCAGCGCTACTGGGTGGTGGAGCGCGCCGCCGATGGCTCGTTGCGCGTGACCAACGACCGCAGCATCCCCGGCTACAACTACGACGTGCTGGCGGGGCTCGACTACACCGTCGACCTCTCACAGCCAATGGGCCGGCGCATCGTGCGCCTCGAGCGCGACGGCCGTCCGGTCGCGGACACCGACACCTTCACCGTCGCGCTGAACAGCTACCGCGCCTCGGGCGGCGGTGGCTACGATATGCTCCGCGGCGCAGCGGTGGTCTATGAGGGTGGCCGCGAGATCCGGGAGCTCATCATCGAGGAGATCCGCCGGCGCGGGACGCTGGAGCCGGACGACGTCTTCGTGCGCAACTGGGAAATGCTGCTCCCGCGCCCGACGCTACGCTTGATCGCGATGAACGATATGCACGGCGCCTTCCGCCCTCGGCCCGACGGCAGCTGGGGCAACCGCGGCGGCTTCGCCGAGATCACGACGATGGTGCGCGCGGCGCAGGCGCAGTGCGCGCCGGTCTGCGTCACGCTCGTCCTCAGCGGCGGCGACCTGTTCACGGGGACGCCGCCGTCCGACCTCACCAAGGGCGCCGCCGTCGTGCCCGTCCTCAACGCCATCGGGTTCACGGCGCACGCGCTTGGCAACCACGAGTTCGACTACGGCCAGGACACGCTGCGCGCGCGGATGCGGCAGCTGACGGCGCCGATCCTCGGCGCCAACGTCACCTATGCTGACGGGTCCGACGTCGAGTGGATTCCCAACGACACCATTGTTCACACCGCGGCCGGTCGCGTGGGCATCGTCGGCATTGCCGATCCGGCCACGCCGCGCACCACGATGCCCAAGCACGTGGCCGACCTACGCTTCGCCCCGCCGGCGCCGGTGGTGGCGCGGCACGCGGCGTCGCTGCGGGCCCGCGGGGCGCAGCTGGTCGTCGTCGTGGCGCACCTCGGCGGGTTCTGCAACATCGACGACCCGGACGATTGTCGCGGCGAGATCTTCGAACTCGCGCGCACGCTGCCGCCGGGCGCCGTGGATGCCATCGTCTCCGGGCACACGCATTCGGCGGTGAACACCGTCGTCAATGGCATCCCGATCGTGCAGGCGCGCTCCAGCACGAGGGCGCTCGGCGTGATTGACCTTGACCCGTCCCGCCGCAGCGCGCCGCGGCGCCCGGAGGTGCGCGAGGTGGTCTCCGACAGCCTCACTCGCGATCCGCAGGTGGAGCCCCTCGTGGCGCGCGCGGTGGAGGCGGTGGCGCACATCGTGCGGGAGGTCATCGTCACCAGCGAGTCCCGTTTTCCCCGAGACGGTGCGCAGTACGCGCTGGGCAACCTCATCGCCGACGCGCAGCGCGCCGCCGGCAACGGCGACGTCGGCGTGATGAACAACGGCGGTATCCGCGCGGAACTGCGTGCGGGACCGGTCACGTATGGGGACCTGCACGAGATCGCGCCCTTCGCCAACCGCCTCGTCGCCATCACCGTGCGCGGCGCCGCGCTGCGCCGGTATTTCGAGTCGCTGGTGGGCGGCGCGCGCATCAACGTCCACCTCAGCGGCGTCACGCTGGAGTACGACCCGCAGCGCCCCAGTGGCTCGCGTCTCGTGCGCGTGACGATGGCCGACGGCCGGGCGCTCAACGATTCTCGCAGCTATCGCATCGTGATGTCCGACTTCATCGCCGCTGGCGGTGATGGCGTCGCGCTGAGCGGGGGAGGCCCCGCGGAGGAACTCGGAGTGGTGGATCTCGACGCGCTGATCGCGCACCTGCGGCGTGCCCCGGGTGGCCGCCTTGCCCTCACCGACGCGCTGGCCGCGCCCCGCATCCGGAGCGTCCGATGA
- a CDS encoding response regulator transcription factor: MKPAPAGGERILVVDDEPDIVALVGYHLMKAKYKVSQAATGPEAVEVAKRERPALIVLDLMLPGMSGFDVLAKLREDPATAKTAVLMLTARKDEPDRIRGLELGADDYLTKPFSPQELVLRVGAILRRVAGGGESADLLQIGPIRIDRSAHRVSVNDHEVELTPTEYKLLLTLAERRGRVQSRSHLLETVWDAAPDIQTRTVDMHIQRLRTKLHPAGDLIETKRGFGYTLKSGKDG; this comes from the coding sequence ATGAAGCCCGCACCGGCCGGTGGCGAGCGCATCCTCGTCGTGGATGACGAGCCAGATATCGTCGCGCTCGTCGGCTACCACCTGATGAAGGCCAAGTACAAGGTCTCGCAGGCGGCCACCGGGCCGGAGGCGGTCGAGGTCGCCAAGCGGGAGCGGCCCGCCCTCATCGTCCTCGACCTGATGCTGCCGGGGATGTCGGGCTTCGACGTGCTGGCCAAGCTGCGCGAGGATCCGGCCACGGCGAAGACCGCCGTCCTGATGCTCACCGCGCGCAAGGACGAGCCGGACCGCATCCGCGGCTTGGAGCTCGGCGCCGACGACTACCTGACCAAGCCGTTCTCGCCGCAGGAGCTGGTGCTGCGCGTGGGGGCGATCCTGCGCCGCGTGGCCGGCGGCGGCGAGTCGGCGGACCTGCTGCAGATTGGCCCCATCCGCATCGACCGCTCGGCACATCGCGTGAGCGTGAACGACCACGAGGTGGAGCTCACACCCACCGAGTACAAGCTGCTGCTCACGCTGGCGGAGCGGCGCGGCCGCGTGCAGTCGCGCTCGCACCTGCTGGAGACCGTGTGGGATGCCGCGCCGGACATCCAGACGCGCACGGTGGATATGCACATCCAGCGCCTGCGCACCAAGCTGCACCCGGCGGGGGACCTGATCGAGACGAAGCGCGGCTTCGGCTACACCCTCAAGTCCGGCAAGGACGGGTGA
- a CDS encoding HAMP domain-containing histidine kinase: MTIRGRLALVLAVNALLVAALVAVHARTANRSDWLARALADVSAQLVLSSAQLATRAQQLDESLAKYAITRDAGYRERAAELRAAIGVELEQLAALELEEDEAAALATVGRQWLDARAATSAVAVPGRASAAGQEAAHRALEAFTLAVADLGNRARVVMRARVAAASDAADRAQRLSLLLAALATLLALFSALMLSRAIVDPLRRLVRGTEEVAQGRFDHRLAPERGAEFALVAGAFNGMTERLGALDKMKREFVSNVSHDLKSPLASLRESGDVLLDGVAGPLTPQQRRVLTLQRESADRLGRMIAKLLELSRLEAEPALVQAPLDLARIAHAAARQAEPVATARGQRLRVQVSGAVPVVGDEDALRSLLDNLIENALKFSPDAAEIEIIAAADGTQAMLQVCDRGPGVPEAERGRIFERFQQTAAGRNVTARGVGLGLTICREIARAHGGRIGVRARAGGGSVFEVSLPLTAAAVAA; encoded by the coding sequence GTGACCATTCGCGGCCGGTTGGCGCTGGTGCTCGCCGTCAACGCGCTGCTCGTTGCGGCGTTGGTGGCCGTGCACGCGCGTACGGCCAACCGCAGCGATTGGCTCGCGCGCGCGCTCGCAGACGTCTCGGCGCAGCTCGTGCTCTCCAGCGCCCAGCTCGCCACGCGCGCGCAGCAGCTCGACGAGTCGCTCGCCAAGTACGCGATTACGCGGGATGCGGGCTATCGCGAGCGTGCGGCCGAACTGCGTGCCGCAATCGGCGTCGAGTTGGAGCAGCTGGCCGCCCTAGAGCTGGAAGAGGACGAGGCTGCGGCGCTCGCGACGGTGGGACGCCAGTGGCTCGATGCGCGTGCGGCCACGTCGGCCGTGGCCGTGCCGGGCCGCGCCTCGGCCGCTGGGCAGGAGGCCGCGCATCGGGCACTCGAAGCGTTCACGCTGGCCGTCGCCGACCTCGGCAACCGTGCCCGCGTCGTGATGCGCGCGCGCGTCGCGGCGGCGTCAGACGCGGCCGACCGCGCCCAACGTCTCTCGCTGCTGCTGGCGGCCCTCGCCACGCTGCTGGCCCTGTTCTCGGCGCTGATGCTCTCGCGGGCCATCGTCGATCCACTGCGCCGCCTCGTGCGGGGCACCGAAGAGGTCGCGCAGGGCCGCTTTGACCATCGTCTCGCACCAGAGCGCGGCGCAGAGTTTGCATTGGTGGCCGGGGCGTTCAATGGGATGACGGAGCGCCTGGGCGCGCTCGACAAGATGAAGCGCGAGTTCGTCTCGAACGTCTCGCACGACCTCAAGTCGCCGCTGGCCTCGCTCCGCGAATCCGGCGACGTGCTCCTGGACGGCGTCGCGGGCCCGCTGACGCCGCAGCAGCGCCGTGTGCTCACGCTGCAACGCGAGAGTGCCGATCGGTTGGGCCGGATGATTGCCAAGTTGCTCGAGCTGTCGCGGCTTGAGGCTGAGCCGGCGCTGGTCCAGGCGCCGCTCGACCTCGCGCGGATCGCGCACGCCGCGGCGCGACAGGCAGAGCCCGTCGCCACTGCGCGCGGGCAGCGCCTGCGCGTGCAGGTCTCGGGCGCGGTGCCGGTGGTCGGGGACGAAGACGCGCTGCGCTCCCTGCTCGACAACCTCATCGAGAACGCGCTGAAGTTCTCACCGGACGCGGCGGAGATTGAGATTATTGCGGCCGCGGACGGCACCCAGGCCATGCTGCAGGTCTGCGACCGCGGCCCAGGCGTGCCGGAGGCCGAGCGCGGGCGGATCTTCGAGCGCTTCCAGCAGACGGCGGCGGGCCGCAACGTGACGGCTCGGGGCGTCGGACTCGGCCTCACCATCTGCCGCGAGATTGCTCGGGCGCACGGCGGACGCATCGGCGTGCGGGCGCGCGCGGGTGGCGGGAGCGTGTTCGAGGTGTCGTTGCCGCTCACCGCCGCCGCGGTGGCCGCGTGA
- a CDS encoding purine-nucleoside phosphorylase, with the protein MSAAAQDHGATAARAAADAVRARLGVTSPAAAIVLGSGLGGLAERVANARRVPYAEIPGFHAPGVEGHRGELIAGTLGGREVLLLAGRFHMYEGHSAQVAAFPVRVVHGLGAQVLFVSNAAGGINRAFPPGTLMMIVDHLNLQFRNPLEGRVEPGDIRFPDMSAPYAPRLQALLDAAAAEVGLTLARGVYAGLLGPTYETPAEVRMLATLGADAVGMSTVPETIVARAIGMEVAGVSCITNPAAGISETPLNHAEVMDEGRKAGAAFCGLVERWVAKL; encoded by the coding sequence GTGAGTGCCGCCGCGCAGGACCACGGCGCGACTGCCGCCCGCGCCGCTGCCGACGCGGTGCGCGCACGGCTCGGCGTGACGTCGCCGGCGGCCGCCATCGTGCTGGGCTCCGGGCTCGGTGGCCTTGCCGAGCGCGTGGCCAATGCGCGTCGCGTGCCGTATGCCGAGATCCCGGGATTCCACGCCCCCGGCGTGGAAGGGCACCGCGGCGAGTTGATCGCCGGCACGCTCGGCGGGCGCGAAGTGCTGCTGCTGGCCGGACGCTTCCATATGTATGAGGGCCACAGCGCGCAGGTGGCGGCGTTCCCCGTGCGCGTCGTGCACGGGCTCGGCGCGCAGGTGCTGTTCGTCTCCAACGCGGCCGGCGGCATCAACCGGGCGTTCCCGCCGGGCACGCTGATGATGATCGTGGACCATCTCAACCTGCAGTTCCGCAATCCGCTGGAAGGCCGCGTGGAGCCGGGTGACATTCGCTTTCCGGATATGAGCGCGCCGTATGCGCCGCGGCTCCAGGCGCTGCTGGATGCCGCCGCCGCCGAGGTCGGGCTGACGTTGGCGCGCGGAGTGTATGCCGGGCTGCTCGGGCCCACCTACGAGACGCCGGCCGAGGTGCGGATGCTCGCGACGCTCGGAGCCGACGCCGTCGGGATGAGCACCGTACCCGAAACCATCGTTGCGCGCGCGATCGGGATGGAGGTCGCCGGGGTTTCCTGCATCACCAATCCGGCGGCCGGCATCAGCGAGACGCCGCTGAATCACGCCGAGGTGATGGACGAAGGCCGCAAGGCCGGCGCGGCGTTCTGCGGCCTGGTCGAGCGCTGGGTGGCGAAGCTCTAG
- a CDS encoding sigma-54-dependent Fis family transcriptional regulator, which yields MKAGAVDFLTKPIDYDALRALLERVSAERRQRDNDRALDAQLGETPSALVGESRAIRDVRAQVLRVASSDASALLLGESGTGKEVTARMIHEASARRARPFVALNAAALPDGLVEAELFGHEAGAFTGAVKARAGCFELANGGTLLLDELAEMPVALQPKLLRVLEDGRVRRLGAAKEVDFDVRVIAATNRGVAEAVSSGRLRSDLLYRLNVFEIVLPTLREREDDIPLLVRYFLKQVNARHGASVEGIREEALALLRAWHWPGNVRELRNVVERAVVMAGEGWIEVTHLPPHIQRPTGDRDRPIELPAGATLADAERVLVLETLERAGHNKAEAARRLGLDVKTIRNKLRAWGLG from the coding sequence ATGAAGGCGGGCGCCGTGGACTTCCTCACAAAGCCGATCGACTACGACGCGCTCCGGGCGCTGCTGGAGCGGGTGAGCGCCGAGCGTCGCCAGCGCGACAACGACCGGGCGCTGGACGCCCAGCTCGGCGAGACGCCGTCCGCGCTGGTGGGCGAGAGCCGTGCCATCCGCGATGTGCGTGCCCAGGTGCTGCGCGTGGCCAGCAGCGACGCCTCGGCGCTGCTGCTCGGCGAGAGTGGCACCGGCAAGGAAGTCACGGCACGGATGATCCACGAGGCCAGCGCCCGACGCGCACGGCCGTTCGTGGCGCTGAACGCCGCAGCGTTGCCCGACGGGCTGGTGGAAGCCGAGCTGTTTGGGCACGAGGCGGGCGCCTTCACCGGGGCGGTGAAGGCACGCGCCGGATGCTTCGAACTGGCCAACGGCGGGACGCTGCTGCTCGACGAACTCGCCGAGATGCCGGTGGCGCTGCAGCCTAAGCTGCTCCGCGTACTCGAGGATGGGCGCGTGCGGCGGCTCGGCGCCGCGAAAGAGGTCGACTTCGACGTGCGCGTGATTGCGGCCACCAATCGCGGCGTCGCCGAGGCCGTCTCGTCCGGGCGGCTGCGCTCAGACCTGCTGTACCGGCTGAACGTCTTTGAAATCGTGCTGCCGACGCTCCGCGAGCGCGAGGACGACATCCCCCTGCTCGTGCGCTACTTCCTGAAGCAGGTGAACGCGCGGCACGGCGCGTCGGTGGAAGGCATCCGCGAGGAGGCGCTGGCCTTGCTGCGTGCCTGGCACTGGCCGGGCAACGTGCGTGAGTTACGCAACGTCGTGGAGCGCGCCGTCGTGATGGCGGGCGAGGGCTGGATTGAGGTCACGCATCTGCCGCCGCACATCCAGCGGCCAACGGGCGACCGCGACCGCCCGATCGAGTTGCCCGCTGGCGCCACGCTGGCGGACGCCGAGCGCGTGCTCGTGCTCGAGACGCTGGAGCGCGCCGGGCACAACAAAGCCGAGGCCGCCCGGCGGCTCGGGCTCGACGTGAAGACGATCCGCAACAAACTGCGCGCCTGGGGGCTGGGGTGA